The following coding sequences are from one Venturia canescens isolate UGA chromosome 5, ASM1945775v1, whole genome shotgun sequence window:
- the LOC122411406 gene encoding uncharacterized protein DDB_G0287625-like, whose protein sequence is MKYLLSQSLEKAAKEWWELVEDQVNSFDDVEKRFINRFWSHDVQRKVRKDLEFGRYPEKPGRLTKVEYATRTFGAARDLIPPPSDPDIVASLSQHFTEEIRATIISRGFKTLEQLIEFLEKLDQSGPVNTGTDEQKTQSPKNPTHNNDKNEQRPFKMPPQNNWNNNGYQNNNRGNSNWQQNNRQNWNQSNGGYQNNRGYQNNNWNQQQNRSYNQSFQRNYNQQPNNSNYNRNQQNGGQNGGNNRPNNSPQPNQNQNWGSSNQNRGPPQNNGGYRPPANNNTQQPPIQTIEAQIEPQPSTSKAGNA, encoded by the coding sequence ATGAAGTATTTGCTTAGCCAATCACTTGAGAAAGCCGCCAAGGAATGGTGGGAACTGGTCGAAGACCAAGTCAACAGCTTCGACGACGTCGAAAAACGATTTATAAATCGATTTTGGAGCCACGATGTACAGCGAAAAGTGCGTAAAGACCTGGAATTCGGGAGATATCCCGAAAAACCAGGTAGATTAACAAAAGTCGAGTATGCAACTCGGACGTTTGGAGCGGCGCGAGATTTGATTCCGCCTCCAAGCGATCCGGATATTGTGGCTTCTCTATCGCAGCACTTTACCGAGGAGATTAGAGCCACCATTATAAGTCGTGGGTTCAAAACCCTCGAGCAGCTGATCGAGTTCCTGGAAAAACTCGATCAGAGCGGGCCGGTTAACACCGGGACGGACGAGCAGAAGACTCAAAGTCCGAAAAACCCGACTCACaataacgataaaaatgagcAGCGTCCATTCAAAATGCCTCCGCAAAACAACTGGAACAACAATGGTTACCAGAACAATAACCGTGGAAATTCAAACTGGCAACAGAACAACCGCCAGAATTGGAATCAAAGCAATGGAGGCTACCAAAATAATCGAGGTTACCAAAACAACAATTGGAATCAGCAACAAAACAGGAGCTACAATCAGAGCTTCCAACGAAACTATAACCAGCAGCCGAATAACAGCAATTATAATCGGAATCAACAAAATGGCGGGCAAAACGGAGGAAACAATCGCCCAAACAACAGTCCTCAGCCAAATCAGAATCAAAATTGGGGATCGTCGAACCAAAATCGGGGACCACCTCAAAACAACGGAGGATATAGGCCACCTGCGAATAATAATACGCAGCAACCACCGATTCAAACGATTGAGGCGCAAATAGAACCTCAACCATCAACATCGAAAGCGGGAAACGCGTAG